The following proteins are encoded in a genomic region of Cataglyphis hispanica isolate Lineage 1 chromosome 1, ULB_Chis1_1.0, whole genome shotgun sequence:
- the LOC126859431 gene encoding ornithine decarboxylase 2-like isoform X2, with product MSANNFNEIRVFDDAVDNMDIIKTIIDTENQENGFYIVDIGDIIIKHREWITKIPRVVPHYAVKCNPDPTVIKILAALNAGFDCASEQEIRQVMQYNVQANRIIFANPYKCPSHIKYAKKMDINQMTVDSELELLKIKDFYPEAKIIIRIQCDANNTTCNLGLKFGCESDKEAVRLIRLTIDLGLSLHGFSFHVGSPCGELNAFSRGIDTCRRLIKIAKTMGCKDVQLIDIGGGFPGEKGTNIDKLANLINDAIQDLDPSIRIVSEPGRYYVTSAFTLATYLHSKRLSYKNGKLMRMYYVNIADE from the exons ATGTCTGCGAACAATTTCAATGAGATTAGAGTTTTCGACGATGCGGTTGACAATATGGACATTATCAAAACTATAATCGATACGGAAAATCAAGAAAACGGTTTTTATATCGTAGATATAGGTGATATCATTATCAAACATCGCGAATGGATTACCAAGATTCCAAGAGTTGTTCCACACTATG CGGTTAAATGCAATCCTGATCCaacagtaataaaaatattagcagCTTTAAATGCTGGTTTTGATTGTGCGTCCGAG CAAGAAATCAGGCAAGTAATGCAATACAATGTACAAGCTAATCGTATTATATTTGCTAATCCGTACAAATGTCCATCTCATATCAAATATGCCAAGAAAATGGACATTAACCAAATGACGGTCGACAGCGAATTAGagcttttaaagattaaagatttttatcccGAGGCAAA AATAATCATACGCATACAATGCGACGCAAATAATACAACATGCAATCTCGGATTGAAATTCGGTTGCGAATCAGACAAGGAAGCTGTGCGATTGATACGACTCACGATAGATCTCGGTCTGTCTTTACACGGCTTTAGTTTTCACGTCGGTAGCCCATGCGGAGAGTTAAACGCATTTAGCAGGGGTATCGATACGTGCAGACGATTAATCAAAATCGCTAAAACTATGGGCTGCAAAGATGTACAATTGATTGATATCGGTGGTGGTTTCCCTGGTGAAAAAGGAACAAATATTGACAAA CTCGCCAATCTGATTAATGATGCAATTCAAGATCTTGATCCTAGCATAAGAATTGTTAGTGAACCTGGAAGATACTACGTTACTTCGGCGTTTACTCTAGCCACGTACTTACATTCTAAAAGACTCTCTTATAAAAACGGTAAACTTATGAGAATGTATTATGTTAACATCG
- the LOC126859431 gene encoding ornithine decarboxylase 2-like isoform X3: protein MSANNFNEIRVFDDAVDNMDIIKTIIDTENQENGFYIVDIGDIIIKHREWITKIPRVVPHYAVKCNPDPTVIKILAALNAGFDCASEQEIRQVMQYNVQANRIIFANPYKCPSHIKYAKKMDINQMTVDSELELLKIKDFYPEAKIIIRIQCDANNTTCNLGLKFGCESDKEAVRLIRLTIDLGLSLHGFSFHVGSPCGELNAFSRGIDTCRRLIKIAKTMGCKDVQLIDIGGGFPGEKGTNIDKLANLINDAIQDLDPSIRIVSEPGRYYVTSAFTLATYLHSKRLSYKNGKLMRMYYVNIGKI from the exons ATGTCTGCGAACAATTTCAATGAGATTAGAGTTTTCGACGATGCGGTTGACAATATGGACATTATCAAAACTATAATCGATACGGAAAATCAAGAAAACGGTTTTTATATCGTAGATATAGGTGATATCATTATCAAACATCGCGAATGGATTACCAAGATTCCAAGAGTTGTTCCACACTATG CGGTTAAATGCAATCCTGATCCaacagtaataaaaatattagcagCTTTAAATGCTGGTTTTGATTGTGCGTCCGAG CAAGAAATCAGGCAAGTAATGCAATACAATGTACAAGCTAATCGTATTATATTTGCTAATCCGTACAAATGTCCATCTCATATCAAATATGCCAAGAAAATGGACATTAACCAAATGACGGTCGACAGCGAATTAGagcttttaaagattaaagatttttatcccGAGGCAAA AATAATCATACGCATACAATGCGACGCAAATAATACAACATGCAATCTCGGATTGAAATTCGGTTGCGAATCAGACAAGGAAGCTGTGCGATTGATACGACTCACGATAGATCTCGGTCTGTCTTTACACGGCTTTAGTTTTCACGTCGGTAGCCCATGCGGAGAGTTAAACGCATTTAGCAGGGGTATCGATACGTGCAGACGATTAATCAAAATCGCTAAAACTATGGGCTGCAAAGATGTACAATTGATTGATATCGGTGGTGGTTTCCCTGGTGAAAAAGGAACAAATATTGACAAA CTCGCCAATCTGATTAATGATGCAATTCAAGATCTTGATCCTAGCATAAGAATTGTTAGTGAACCTGGAAGATACTACGTTACTTCGGCGTTTACTCTAGCCACGTACTTACATTCTAAAAGACTCTCTTATAAAAACGGTAAACTTATGAGAATGTATTATGTTAACATCG